A window from Exiguobacterium marinum DSM 16307 encodes these proteins:
- a CDS encoding carbohydrate kinase family protein, whose amino-acid sequence MNTVHCIGELLIDWVCEDASSDLVKGTTFVKKAGGAPANVAAVVSKHGGQSSFLGQVGDDPFGLFLKQTLIENGVRTENLVESGNTTFAFVSIQEDGERDFTFRRGSDGEFAFESIDLSVIESGDIIHFGSATALLDGKLKDAYFKLLQFAKRDGLFISFDPNYRDALITDLEQFKQDARHFIAESDFIKLSEEEAHLLTGEEQLEDAVRALLELGAKQIAITLGSRGTLIATSAHHEIVPSISIDSVDSTGAGDAFVGAYLYRLATLGFDSARLLADIEYANVTGALTCTAYGAIPAIPSRKLVNETLGGK is encoded by the coding sequence ATGAACACCGTACATTGTATCGGCGAATTGTTGATTGACTGGGTATGTGAAGATGCGTCAAGCGATCTCGTTAAAGGGACGACGTTCGTCAAGAAAGCAGGAGGCGCACCTGCGAATGTCGCGGCAGTCGTCAGTAAGCACGGGGGACAATCGAGTTTCCTCGGACAGGTTGGAGATGACCCGTTTGGTCTCTTCTTGAAACAGACGTTAATCGAGAACGGCGTCCGAACAGAAAACCTTGTGGAATCTGGAAATACGACATTTGCATTCGTATCGATTCAAGAAGACGGAGAGCGGGACTTCACATTCCGTCGCGGAAGTGACGGAGAGTTCGCTTTCGAGTCGATCGACTTATCGGTAATCGAGTCAGGAGACATCATTCATTTCGGCTCGGCGACAGCATTACTTGATGGAAAATTGAAAGACGCGTACTTCAAGTTATTGCAATTTGCAAAGCGGGATGGCTTGTTTATCTCGTTCGACCCGAACTATCGAGATGCATTGATCACGGACCTCGAGCAATTTAAACAAGATGCGAGACACTTCATCGCGGAATCGGACTTCATTAAATTGAGCGAAGAAGAAGCACACTTGTTAACCGGAGAAGAACAACTAGAAGACGCTGTTCGTGCACTGCTTGAATTAGGTGCAAAACAGATTGCCATCACACTAGGGTCTCGTGGGACGTTGATTGCGACAAGCGCGCATCATGAAATCGTTCCTTCAATCTCAATCGACAGTGTCGATTCGACGGGAGCGGGAGATGCGTTCGTCGGTGCCTATTTGTATCGTTTGGCGACACTCGGATTTGATTCGGCGCGATTACTGGCTGACATTGAATATGCAAACGTAACAGGAGCATTGACTTGTACGGCATACGGCGCTATACCAGCCATTCCATCACGAAAACTTGTAAATGAAACGTTAGGAGGGAAATGA
- a CDS encoding LacI family DNA-binding transcriptional regulator, which yields MKQVTIKDIAELAGVAKSTVSRYLNGGSVGKATREKLDRVIRETNYEPNQFAQSLKSKQTKMIGVIVPRLDSYASSRTMMGIDERLTDRGYQMLVVNTAQQTEREIEQLYNLTKQKVAGIIWLGTTVTERHLEAIEAIQIPVLLIGQQHDKVHSLVYPDHEAAFALGTQFTEWGHRDVVYVGVYESDIAVGQDRRDGFLKAFHESGAHVKVIQTTFKIEDAIPIGEQLANDIGSVSLIVCATDNIALGVLKGLANRGISVPNDVSVSGFGGYDFTEVLHPSITTVHLPYRRTGAKAADMMLQLLHGEQVPMKTFTNFELKVRESVDNIK from the coding sequence ATGAAACAAGTCACCATTAAAGATATCGCCGAGCTCGCAGGAGTCGCAAAAAGTACAGTCTCGCGCTATTTGAACGGAGGTTCTGTCGGCAAGGCGACGAGAGAAAAACTCGACCGGGTCATTCGAGAGACGAATTATGAACCGAATCAGTTCGCGCAAAGTCTCAAGTCGAAACAGACGAAGATGATTGGTGTCATCGTTCCACGGCTCGATTCATATGCATCCTCGCGGACGATGATGGGAATTGACGAACGGCTTACTGATCGAGGGTATCAGATGCTCGTCGTCAATACGGCACAGCAGACAGAGCGTGAAATCGAACAGTTATACAACTTGACCAAACAAAAGGTCGCAGGGATCATTTGGCTTGGGACAACGGTCACAGAGCGTCACCTTGAGGCAATTGAAGCGATTCAAATCCCTGTCTTACTGATTGGTCAGCAGCATGACAAGGTGCACAGCCTCGTATATCCGGACCATGAAGCGGCTTTTGCACTTGGTACACAATTCACGGAGTGGGGTCATCGAGACGTAGTCTATGTCGGAGTATATGAATCGGATATCGCGGTCGGCCAAGACCGCCGCGACGGATTTTTAAAGGCGTTTCATGAGTCGGGGGCACACGTCAAAGTCATTCAAACGACGTTTAAGATTGAGGACGCCATTCCAATCGGGGAACAATTAGCGAATGATATCGGTTCAGTCTCTCTCATCGTCTGTGCGACAGACAACATCGCACTTGGCGTATTGAAAGGATTGGCGAATCGTGGCATCTCTGTCCCGAATGATGTTTCTGTCAGTGGATTCGGAGGCTACGATTTTACGGAAGTCTTACATCCATCCATCACGACCGTCCATCTTCCATATCGCCGAACTGGTGCTAAAGCAGCCGATATGATGTTGCAACTTTTACATGGTGAACAAGTTCCGATGAAAACGTTCACAAATTTCGAATTAAAAGTGCGCGAAAGCGTTGACAATATAAAATAA